One window of Scheffersomyces stipitis CBS 6054 chromosome 1, whole genome shotgun sequence genomic DNA carries:
- a CDS encoding subtilase-type proteinase encodes MLFTKLLFILAFYFNFIHAENYLISLKNNESLEAFFKYDILRPATEQVRALLTNSFSIGNFTGFVGDFSKTNLERLKRCPLVNEITPDVIFKAYGTTTQEQAPRHLARLSSKKKLKSGKSYQYVYNDDYTGSGVYAYVLDSGVAIGHPEFQGRARFGKDFTSQGSGDSNGHGTHVAGIIGSSTYGVSKNVEIIEVKVLDSSGSGSLSTIISALEFSVNHRKRSGKMGVANLSLGSFRNGVLNSAINAAADTGLVVIVAAGNSNINACLSSPASAEGAITVGAIDDYNDSLASFSNWGECVDIFASGAYVKSVNAADYNNPETLSGTSMASPAVCGLAANLLSEGVPPHKIKSKLLSLSLKDQIKRSSLFLRRGTPNRIAYNGIDDEYRDDTDSDSDDD; translated from the coding sequence ATGTTATTCACTAAGTTGTTGTTCATACTTGctttctacttcaacttcatacACGCCGAAAACTACTTGATctcgttgaagaacaatGAGAGTTTAGAggcattcttcaaatatgATATTCTCAGACCAGCTACTGAACAAGTGAGGGCGCTTCTTACCAATTCATTCTCAATCGGCAATTTCACTGGGTTTGTTGGGGACTTCTCCAAAACCAACCTTGAGAGACTCAAAAGATGTCCCTTAGTGAACGAGATCACACCAGATGTGATATTTAAGGCTTATGGAACTACTACTCAAGAGCAAGCCCCAAGACACCTCGCTCGTCTCTCCAGCAAAAAGAAGCTCAAGTCAGGAAAAAGCTACCAATATGTTTACAATGACGACTATACTGGATCTGGGGTGTATGCCTATGTGTTAGATTCTGGTGTTGCTATTGGTCACCCTGAGTTCCAAGGTAGGGCTCGGTTTGGCAAAGACTTCACCAGCCAAGGCTCTGGTGATTCTAATGGGCATGGAACACACGTTGCTGGTATTATAGGTTCTTCTACTTATGGGGTATCCAAGAATGTAGAGATTATAGAAGTCAAAGTATTGGATAGTCTGGGCTCGGGTTCTCTCAGTACAATTATCTCAGCGCTAGAGTTCTCTGTGAACcatagaaaaagaagtgGAAAGATGGGAGTAGCCAATCTTTCATTGGGGTCGTTTAGAAATGGAGTCTTGAACAGTGCAATCAATGCTGCTGCAGATACCGGTCTAGTTGTGATAGTTGCAGCTGGAAATTCCAATATCAATGCCTGCTTATCTAGTCCAGCTAGTGCTGAAGGTGCAATTACTGTTGGAGCTATAGACGACTACAACGATTCTTTGGCATCTTTCTCTAATTGGGGGGAGTGCGTTGATATTTTTGCCAGTGGAGCCTATGTTAAGAGTGTGAATGCTGCAGACTATAATAATCCAGAGACTCTCTCAGGCACTTCCATGGCATCTCCTGCCGTCTGTGGACTCGCTGCAAATCTACTTAGTGAAGGGGTCCCTCCCCACAAGATCAAGAGCAAGCTTCTTAGCCTATCACTCAAGGACCAGATCAAAAGATCTTCCTTGTTCCTCAGAAGAGGCACTCCAAACAGAATAGCTTATAATGGAATTGATGACGAATACAGGGATGACACGGACTCCGACTCCGACGATGATTAG